The Megalops cyprinoides isolate fMegCyp1 chromosome 12, fMegCyp1.pri, whole genome shotgun sequence genome contains a region encoding:
- the LOC118787515 gene encoding protein unc-93 homolog A-like yields the protein MGRNLKNVVVVSLGFLSLFTAYGSLQNLQSSLNSEEGLGVASLSIIYAALILSSIFLPPIIIKNLGSKWTIVVSMACYVTYFLSNIYPCWATLIPTCVILGLGGAPLWSAKCTYLTISANQEAGRNSSRVRHLVNQYFGIFFLLFQSSAVWGNLMSALILGQDSNRGVAVLAMVLVAVFLDDIDREAAQAYRKKREPMSREFLATFRHLKDKRQLLLVPLTVYSGLEQGFLSGDYNKYYVTCALGIYFVGYTMICAGATNSLCSLAFGKLSQYTGRVALFILAAVLNFACIIAFLHWRPHPGQLPIFFVFPALWAMADAVWQTQLNALYGVVFPDQSEAAFSNYRMWESTGFVISFAYSNFLCVNVKLYILIGSLLVSMALYGWVEYEEWQNSPAGAQKCDVISEEDREDREMTA from the exons ATGGGTCGAAACCTGAAAAACGTTGTGGTTGTCTCTTTAGGATTTCTCTCCTTGTTTACTGCTTACGGAAGCCTCCAGAATCTGCAG AGCAGCCTGAATTCTGAGGAGGGGTTGGGCGTGGCCTCTCTGAGCATCATTTATGCGGCCCTGATTCTGTCCTCCATATTCCTTCCACCAATCATCATCAAGAACCTGGGCAGCAAGTGGACCATTGTCGTCTCAATGGCCTGCTATGTCACCTATTTCCTCAGCAACATCTACCCTTGCTG GGCTACACTGATCCCCACGTGCGTCATCCTGGGCCTGGGCGGTGCTCCGCTGTGGTCAGCGAAGTGCACTTACCTGACCATAAGCGCCAACCAGGAGGCGggaagaaacagcagcagagtgcGCCACCTGGTCAACCAGTACTTCGGCATCTTCTTCCTGCTGTTCCAGTCCTCGGCGGTGTGGGGAAACCTCATGTCGGCCCTCATATTAGGCCAGGATTCAAACAGGG GGGTCGCGGTCCTGGCTATGGTTTTGGTGGCGGTGTTTCTGGACGACATAGACAGAGAGGCAGCCCAGGCTTACAGGAAGAAGCGGGAGCCGATGAGCAGGGAGTTCCTGGCCACGTTCAGACACCTGAAGGACAAGCGGCAGCTTCTGCTCGTCCCGCTGACCGTATACAGCGGGCTGGAGCAGGGCTTCCTCTCCGGAGACTACAACAAG TACTATGTGACCTGTGCGTTGGGGATATACTTTGTGGGCTACACCATGATTTGTGCTGGTGCCACAAACTCCCTGTGCTCCCTGGCCTTTGGGAAGCTGTCTCAATACACTGGAAGAGTTGCCCTGTTCATTTTAG CTGCGGTGCTCAATTTTGCCTGCATCATTGCTTTCCTGCACTGGAGGCCTCACCCTGGCCAGCTGCCCATCTTCTTTGTGTTTCCTGCCCTCTGGGCGATGGCGGATGCGGTGTGGCAGACGCAACTCAATg CGCTGTATGGGGTTGTCTTCCCTGACCAGAGTGAGGCAGCCTTCTCCAACTATCGGATGTGGGAGTCTACAGGGTTCGTGATCTCCTTTGCTTACAGCAACTTCCTGTGCGTGAATGTCAAGCTGTACATTCTGATTGGCTCTCTCCTGGTTTCCATGGCGCTCTATGGCTGGGTGGAATATGAAGAATGGCAGAATTCTCCTGCGGGGGCCCAGAAGTGTGATGTCATAagtgaggaggacagagaggacagggagatGACAGCATGA